ATGTAGTGACCAAGCTTGAAGTCTCCAACGAAGTACAAGGCTTGAGACATACTGATGTATCCGTAGGTCTTGAAAGACACATTGGCTAGTGGCCTTCCGGGGTATAAGTAACCGATGATCAGTTCGGTTATGACGTTAAGACCCATCTGCTGGTTGGTAGTCGCTTGGATAACTCCAATAGGCAATGTGAAGAACATGGCGATGGCACATGCGAGTACAAGTCCCCACCATGGAAGCTGAAGCTGCTTGTCAAAGCCCTCACAAGCGTAGAGTGCCAAAGCAAAGGAGATAATGAGAACTGCGATGAACCACCATTGAGGTACTGCTTGATAGTTCTTCTTCATCAGTCTTGAATGCACATCTCCGAACTTGTCCTTTGTTGCTGTCGTTGCCTTCTTCCACATCCCCCATATAAACCTTGAGAATACAAACAAACACAAAAGAAGCTTAGAGAGAGAGTTATCATCATATCAGGTATTCAAAAGATGTATCAAGATCACTTACTTTCCGTCATAGAGGGCGACATGAGAGATGGTGGCGAAAAGAGAACCAAAGCTGAGTCCATAGAGCAAAGCAAACATCACACTCAAGTAAAGCTTGCTGTAGTCATTGTAAGCATCAAGATTGATATCAAAGTCCTTCTCGTTGAGGATACGGGTAATGTTATAGGAGTGTCCAGTCTGATCAAAGGTCTTGGAGGTATAGAAGGGAAACTTCTGCGCATCGTAAGCATTAGACCAGTAAAAGATAGGCAGAACAATGTACAAGAAGATGAAGAATCCGGCAAAGAAGTTGGCTATGGCGAAAAACGGAACAGCCAATGGACTGCCTAGGAAACCAGCAACAGTTGACCAGTCAAGACCAAAGGAACCAATGCCTAGACCTTTGAGCCCTGAACCGAGTATCTGAGCGGTCACGGAGCTTTTCCAGATCCAGCAAACGAATGAGATTGCGGAGATGGAAGGGAAGAGGTAACCAGGGATGATGTAGTATGCAAAGCTGATGCCGAAGACAACCAGGAAGAACTTTAGTCTCGTTTGTTGTCCTTTTTGTAATTCCTCTTTCTCATGTAAAGCTCTGTTACACAAGTCAAAATGTAAATTCGAGTTGAGAGACTTACGAGACAGAACAGTCATACCAGTGGATGGGTGGGATTGAAACAAACCTAAAGAGTGAGACTTGAACCAGGTTCGACGGCCACCACATGTAAGGAGATTCAACGAGGAACTTCCTGAATATTCCAGCCCATCCATATCCCAACAACTGCATGAAAATGATTGTCAAAGATCAAGAACCGTGAAAAAATATTTACCCTAAATATTTTATTTTAAAAAATGTATACGTGCGAGAAAAGTAATCAAGAAGCATAAAGATTGTTTTTTCACCCACGAAAGTAATTTCATTATTAGAACATGCGAAAATATAATATCAATAAATAAAAACAAAGGGTCCTGGTATTTCTCTAAAAAAGGTTAAAATAATTTTATTTTTAAAAAATGGTAAAACAAGTGTGCAATAGTATGGTATTTCTCTTAAAAACAATTTTCTTTGGTCACCCATAAGGAGAAGTTTTAAATAATCAAGAATCATAAAGATTGTTTTTTCATCCATTAAAACCTTAAAGAATATGATTATTAAAAGAAAAATAATAAAATCATAAAATATTTGTGTTTTTTTCTTCTTTTCATTGTTTTATTCAACCAGAAAAAGAAAAACAGATATGGTCATTTAATACCTGAGTGGTTTGCGTCAGCAACATAGCGGCGGCGACACTGAGTTGACGGTGGTAAAATGCTTTAACAATGGTTATAATACCGGTTGCATAAGCTCCTCCAGCGCCCGTATTAGCAAATATCGAGATAAGAACATGCTCCTTCACATTAAACGGACCAGGGTTAAACGACCACGACCAGTTCGTCCCAGGAAACCCAAATTTCTTTGTCGGAAGCGTCGCAGCCATGAGTTTCCCTAGGGGAAGAGTCACGATCTGAGCCGCAACCGAAGACACCCAAAGCTGGTTCGACCGGAAACTAAAGAACTGGTTCACGAACGCAAGTAAAATGCAAGATAGAAGACCGAGAAACCATGTTCTGAACGTTAGAACCGGTAGTGTTGGATCGTCGGTTATCGGGACGGTTAACCGGACTTCTTCAATGGGACTATCATTCTCCTCCTCTTCTTCTCCTGCACGTCAAATCCAATCCCAAAATCTCATAACCGGTTCAACCACGGTGATAAGAACAAGAATCGAAACTAAACCGGAATAAACCGGAAGAAACCAGAATAGACCGAAATATATTACCGTGTATAACGACTTTGGACTCGTGAGGGTTGTCCTCGGAGGGTTTGGGTTCGTCGAAAACGCTCGTCATTGTTTTATCTTCAAGCTTCTTTTTCCCGTCCTTCACGATGGGTTTTTCTTTTGTTGAAACCGAGGTGTCTCCGGCGACGGTGACCGGAACTCTAGTCCTCGATAACCGACCGGAATTTTTAAAAAAGAAGCCTGAAAATTAAAGAACACGATAACGTTTTCTTAGTCCTGTCCAAATGCATCTGTGTATCATTGTTCCCTTCATATTTAAACTTAAAGACAACTTAACACCACACGATCTTTTTGTCTTTTTACCGTTTTACTATAATTAAAGTTGAGGATACCGTAGATAAAGGATCGGTTTTCTCTACCTTTGAATTTATTTTGAAACGGTTATTAATATTCTTGACGCAATAAAGGTTATCTAATTCAGAAACTTGGAATCTTCAGCTTACAGTCAACTGTAGATTCTAATCCTATGTAGACTAGAATCTAAATCAAAGTATACATCTAGTGAGAAAGCAGGTGCAGATAGACAACACCTTTGGGAAACTTACTTGGGTCAACTCTACTCGTGTCAAGGTATTGGACAAGCCCTAAACCGCGATTACTAGACAAGCTCTTACAGAAATTTGTGAATAGAGTCCTCTGAGACGATGCATATTTATACAGGACGAGATGAAAATCTTATCTTACAGGGTATATTTCGCAGTCATTGCAGATTCTCTTTATTTCTATAAATAGATTTCAATATCGTTACGTTTTGATTTGATATTCTATTTTTGTACAATTGTATGCATGGTTAGTTATAGCGCATTGTCTAGATTCATTGTTAAGTTGCTGTTGCCAGATCTATTGAGTTTGACTAAAATTCACCTTTGGTAAGAAAGTTTGGATCGACCTGGCAGATTTAATTCCCTAACCAAATACTACTCTTTTGATAAAATCAAACTAGTCAACATAATATATGTCACTCCTTAATGTTAGGAGTTTGAAATTCAAATACAGTAGCTTGTTACCGATAAACGCCGGAGCTAGTGGCCTTATTTGGGCGATGCAAGAAATCCGCGACAGAGATTTTGATGGGGTTAACTTTGGCTCTGATTGCGACCAGTTGATAAACCTCATCCAAAGGGAGGATGAATGGCCAGTCTTAGCACCGGACTTGGATGATATTAAATTTTTATCAACTTGTTTCTATGATGTTGATTTTTCTTATGTACCCCGTGACAACAATATCTGTGCGGACTCCCTGGCTAAGGGAGGACGATCACGAGGTCACTGCTTTACCGTTATAGACGTTCTGGTTCACTCTAGACTGGTCTTAGCAGCTGGTCTAAACGGATTGGAATAAGTTTTATGAATGAAATTTGTTTGATGCCAAAAAAAAAAAATACAGTAGCTTGTTTATCAACTAAAACTTTTAGATCTAATAGAAATTTTAGATGTTATAAGTTAAATTATATTATAGAAAAATATTCTTTAAAAAAAAATATAGAGTTTAAACTGTCTTAAAATGTACGGACTTTTAGAACTCTCTAATCATTATTTTTAAAAAATCAAATATATTGCTAAACAAAAGTGGACGCCACATAGTTAAGGAATAGTGAATTACAAAAATTAACTATAGAAGATCCTAAGTATTTAGTGGTTTCCACTGTAAAAGGAGTTGCTCTGTTCGTCGAGATCAGGGATCGACTTCTTTTTAGTGCGAAATTATTAGCTCCACATGTGGCCACGCAGATATAGGTCCATGCTTATGGCCCATTTGAATACCCGAGAGATGATCCATCCGTGGGTTGCACCTCCCATCCGGAGATTATGTCTGTGTTTTTAATAGATCCGGGTTTAACCATTTTAAGTTCAAAAAAAAAAAATCCTACGTATGTTACATACATACGGTATGTATATATATACACTATATGAAGCTGTCAGCTTATCGTGGACTTGGACATATCTTATCGAGTTAGTCGACATATGTTTTATTATGATTATAAGACTCTGCAACGGGAGAACACTAAATTAAAGTGTTGACTATAATCACCGGGAGTGCGTGGAAAATGGGAAAAACTGGAAAACTGTCATTTCTTACCCAAACATATATTGTGATATACTCGATTCATATCCGATTTATATGGTCGTGCTAAAACGTACCTGAACTTTCAAAAAATTTAAATAACATATCCAATGTTTATTTGTTTAGCCAAACTATATCTCAGTCGTCACATCAGCTGCCACGTAATCTAATTTTGCTGATATGGATGTTACGTCAGCTAATTTTGTTGACGAAGAGGCCACATGTACTTTTTTTTTGAAAAATTGCCACAAATACCACATTCATAGTACCACTTTTCATGTCTACACTAATCACTTTTACCCTCATTTTAAATGAAGGGTAAATGACACTTATACCCATTGGGTGAACTAATTTGGATTTAGGGTTTAGAGCTGAGAGGTGAAGTAGAGTTTTTGGAATATAAAATTTAGAATTCTAATAAATATATAAATAAATACTTAAAAATATAATTTTTTTAAAAAAAGTTTCAAACATAATTTTCAATTTTCAAAAAGAAAATTCAAAAAAAAAATTATAAAAAAAGTTCGAATTTGAAAAAGTATAATTCGAAAACATAATTTTTTTTATCTTTTTTTATTATTATTTATTTATTTATTTAAATAATGATTTATTATATATATACAGAACAATGGTATAAGAGTCTTTTGCCACTTAGTGAAGAAGGTATTTTTGAAAATGTCCCTTTAGTAGTGGTAAAGATGAAAAATGGTACCGGTAAACACGAAATTTCCCCTTTTTTTTTTGAAAAAAAAAAATAGTTGTTTTTTTGAAATTGCGATAAGAATATAATTTTGTGACATTTTTTTTCAATTCATAGACCATCATGGATAAGTTTAGTTTTATGAGATATATTAGTTATAAATTTACGATCTTATGTCATGGCTTCCCCATGACAAGCAAATCTCAGCAAACTAAAACATGTTACTGATATACATGTACGTCTATAGTACTGATGATTATAAAATTAGAATGAGCACTAATCTCGATATATAGATAAAACACTACATCTTGTTAGGTTAGTATATATGGAAAAGTTAGATAAAACATTTTTTCAAAAAAAAAAAGTTAGATAAAACATCAGTATAGATTAGCAACACCGTTTGTCCTTTAAAATTATCACATAGGTATTATAAATTTTAGTAATGCAGAGACTGGTTTAGTATTAGTATTACATGGATTAAGTCAAAATAGTGGGTAATAGAGATTTTTCGGTCATCATTCAAATATTCTACGTCTTGTAGATAGTTTATTTTACTGCACGCCGATCTTATAAAAATGGTGGACTAGACAGAGTAAATGTACTTTCTACAGTGTAAAATAAAAAAATCAGAAACTAAAACAGAATGCTATGGTCTTTATCTATTTTTTGAAGTAGTAATAAACTATGAATTGTTTCTTTTAGAATAAAGCCTCAAGAAGAATTCATGAGGTGTTTCTGCTAAATACTGAATCATAACTAGTATGATTGCGTCGTGTCGACATCGATATCAACTAATTAAGCGCGTACGCATTAATGAAAATATGTTTTCTCCCATTTGCCTAAATGCTAGAAGATATACGGGAGCTTTCGTATTTTGGAGATCACGACAATTTGCTTACAACTTCCGTTGAATTGAGGACAGAGGCGACCTAAATTTTGCATACCCCAGAATTAAAAATTCAAAATATATATTTTAATATTAGAAATATAGTTATGCAATTTTTCGCTATAACAGTTATATTTCTAAGTTGAAAATAAATAACTGATTCACATATATTATATTTTGTTTGAATATCTACATTGACATTAGTTTATTGTATAACTTTTCTTAGTTTGATATGTTTTATTCTTAATTAACTATGTAAAAATATACAAATTATAAATATTTATATGTTCTTCAGAATTATGGGCCCTATAAGCCCCACTCTAATATTTCATGTGTACACACATTCATGACCGGCATTGACTGAGGGAGGGAGCGCTTAGTTGACAAATCACAAATCAAATAACAGATTATTGGCAAGTCTGAATAGTATTCCTTTTCTCACTCACAAAATAACAAGACATTGCAACTTGTCAGAAGAAGACGATGAACAAGTTTAATAATTGGAGTATTGGTCCATGCCATGAAAATCCAATTGCTAAGCCAATCGATGAACTTTCTTAATGAAAAAACACTATGAGTGAATTTCAACTTCTTTGATGTCACATTATCTTGGAACTACATATTCTGAGTTGTCTTCTCACAATGAGAAAGATGAATGAATCTATAAGGGACATGCAAAAGAGAAAACTGATTAGAAAACCATGCTTATTTTGCAAAATTTTGTAAGGATGCAGCTTTAACTTTTTTTCTAATTTTTTTTTGGTATCACCAAACCTTTTGGTATAAAACATATTTTGTTGTTTGTTTTGTTTTTGGTTTTGCAAGTCCAAAAGCTCGCATGTACCAACAAGATACAAACGACTCACTTTAAATTCGTGGTTCTAGTTGATCTAATGCTTCTTTTGTTTTTTTTCTCACTTTTCCACTGAGCCATCGCAATCAAAGACATACAACAAATTTTAGAGGATTCTGTTTTCTCTGACTCTCTATGTTTATTTTAAACATTATCTGAATTTGTTGTTGTATATAAGAGGATTTTATGAATGTATTTGATATATCAACACTAGTTTGAATTTTTTTTATGGGGATGAAAATGTGAAGAACCAGTCATATAATTTACGAACTTAGTTAATTAATTAAACAATCGCAAGATAAGAATCTGGATGTTACGTCTAGGCGATGAATGTTACATTACGTGCATCGTACCGATTCGGTTGCAGCAAAGCGTTGCATCAAGTTATTATGGATGTTACATCTGATCGTGGGCTTAGGCCATGAATCCATATAGTCTAGAGTTTTAAATGTGAGATGCTACTATATATATTTTGTATTCGAAGTAATCCTAAACTCGCACTTTGTAAATTCGATATCGCCTCTAATAATAAGATCTTTCTGCCCGTGGACGTAGTCCTAGGGGTGAACCACGTTAAATATCTATGTCGTAGTTACATCGCTTTTATTCATCTGTTTCTGCATCTGTTATTTCCCAATTTCCCAAGTAGGTCACAACACAAGTGATTATAATTAGGTTCAACGAAAACAAAACTTAATTTCACTTGAGAAATTGTGGGGGATAAGCTAATGAATGGGTGATGACATCACATAGACGTTATCATGCATGGTAGTCAAGTGGTTTGTGTCTGATTTGCATAGAGAGAAAAGTCTATTAAAATGGGCCTAATAATATATGGATCAAAGCCCATTAATATAATACACTACACTCCACAAACACTAAGCAGTTGCCTTTCTACTAGTAGTGTGTTAAACCTTGGGTAGTAGCCGCGAGAAAAACCCTAATTCAAACCGTTGCAATGGTTCTCACTCGCAGCAGCAAGAAGGCGCCGAAACCTCAAACCCCGCCGGTGAAGAACCTCTCGAAAGCTCAGACGCCTCCGCTATCGAAGGCGGAGAAACCACAGACTCTGACATCGAAGAAGGGAGCCAAGTCTCAGAAGAAACCTCCATTGAAGAAGCAGAAGAAGGATGTTATTGTTGTGGAGGAGGAAGATGACGACGAAGAGGTTTCCGATGTAGAATCAGAAGAGATAGATGAATCCGATGATGGAGAGAAAGGCTCTAACGGCTTTTTCTCTGACGACGACGGTGAAGAGCTCTTAAATGATAACTTCCTCGACGGTAGCGACGACGACGAAGAGGAGGAACGTTCGGATTCTGATGAGGCTTTGAGCTCTGATTCCGACTCGGATGAAGACGATATTCAGAAGGAATCTGAAGCTATTGACAGAGCGAAAGCGAAGGAGGAGGAAGATGCTGATGCTGAGCTTCTCGATTTCAACAAGGAAGTTGGACCTGAGGAGCATGATACCTTTCGCCTACCAACTCAAGAGGTACGTACGATTCTTGGTTCCTTTTGGCTTTATGATCCAAGACTTAACTGATGTGTTTGTTATCCTCCAGGAGCTTGAAGAAGAAGCTCGTGGGCCACCTGATCTTCCTCTGCTGCAGAGTAGAATCAAAGAGAGTCAGTAACATTCTCAAAGTTTGTTTCTTTATTACTTTTGAATGTTTGTATAATAGTTCATTTCATAATGTTTCAGTTGTTAGAGCTCTGTCGAATTTTAACGTCTTGAGGCCAAATGGAGCCAGCAGGAAAGAATGCGTTGAACAGCTCAAATCTGATCTTGCTTCTTATTACGGCTATAACAGTTTCCTTATTGGA
This genomic interval from Brassica oleracea var. oleracea cultivar TO1000 chromosome C2, BOL, whole genome shotgun sequence contains the following:
- the LOC106327470 gene encoding oligopeptide transporter 1, whose translation is MTSVFDEPKPSEDNPHESKVVIHGEEEEENDSPIEEVRLTVPITDDPTLPVLTFRTWFLGLLSCILLAFVNQFFSFRSNQLWVSSVAAQIVTLPLGKLMAATLPTKKFGFPGTNWSWSFNPGPFNVKEHVLISIFANTGAGGAYATGIITIVKAFYHRQLSVAAAMLLTQTTQLLGYGWAGIFRKFLVESPYMWWPSNLVQVSLFRALHEKEELQKGQQTRLKFFLVVFGISFAYYIIPGYLFPSISAISFVCWIWKSSVTAQILGSGLKGLGIGSFGLDWSTVAGFLGSPLAVPFFAIANFFAGFFIFLYIVLPIFYWSNAYDAQKFPFYTSKTFDQTGHSYNITRILNEKDFDINLDAYNDYSKLYLSVMFALLYGLSFGSLFATISHVALYDGKFIWGMWKKATTATKDKFGDVHSRLMKKNYQAVPQWWFIAVLIISFALALYACEGFDKQLQLPWWGLVLACAIAMFFTLPIGVIQATTNQQMGLNVITELIIGYLYPGRPLANVSFKTYGYISMSQALYFVGDFKLGHYMKIPPRSMFIVQLVATVVSSSVCFGTTWWLISSVENICNTDLLPVGSPWTCPGDEVFYNASIIWGVIGPRRMFTKEGIYPGMNWFFLIGILAPVPFWYLSKKFPEKKWLKLIHIPLIFSAVSPMPQAKAVHYWSWTIVGVVFNYYIFRRFKSWWARHNYILSAALDAGTAIMGVLIFFAFQNNDISIPDWWGLENSDHCPLAHCPTAKGVVIEGCPVF